A portion of the Scleropages formosus chromosome 15, fSclFor1.1, whole genome shotgun sequence genome contains these proteins:
- the slc66a3 gene encoding solute carrier family 66 member 3, translating to MALDAALHAANLSTLLVCMVLKFPQMFAVLRAKSTEGVSVSSLVLELLGFIVFITYQVYYEYPPPTYLEYPILIAQDAALLLLILHYSRNLKQSFLYAAVFIGGWQLLTVRKWIIDLAMSLCTFISAGSKMAQLQCLWRSKDAGQVSALTWALATYTCLARIYTTIVTTGDMQVLVRFIVMTMLNGWVTATVLYYSRRRIKTD from the exons ATGGCGCTGGACGCCGCTCTGCACGCGGCCAACCTGAGCACCCTGCTCGTGTGTATGGTGCTCAAATTCCCGCAGATGTTCGCAGTCCTGCGGGCCAAGTCCACGGAGGGCGTCAGCGTGAGCAGCCTGGTGCTGGAGCTGCTCGG GTTCATCGTGTTCATCACTTATCAGGTGTATTATGAATACCCGCCCCCCACCTACCTGGAGTACCCCATCCTGATTGCCCAAG atGCCGCTTTGCTGCTGCTGATCCTGCACTACAGCAGAAACCTGAAGCAGAGTTTCCTCTACGCCGCTGT CTTCATCGGAGGCTGGCAGCTGCTCACCGTGCGCAAGTGGATCATTGACCTGGCCATG AGCCTGTGCACCTTCATCAGTGCTGGAAGCAAGATGGCACAGCTGCAGTGTTTGTGGAGGTCCAAGGATGCGGGTCAGGTGAGCGCGCTCACTTGGGCCCTGGCCACGTACACCTGCCTAG CGAGGATTTACACCACCATCGTGACCACCGGTGACATGCAGG TTTTGGTACGCTTCATCGTCATGACGATGCTGAACGGGTGGGTGACGGCCACAGTACTCTACTACAGCCGTCGCAGGATCAAGACGGACTGA
- the cimip5 gene encoding ciliary microtubule inner protein 5 translates to MDVVKTSPGYRFPDPSSRSSVSLNRHSAGKSRSAAELRAPDRRDPDLRDPVKQDQAWREFVRAERHSVKEWHKNWAFLTDFDQLGRPRKETPLPAHVSVFSDRVPNTANQALGSRVGTELGCELLRLERLVLLSSGHRKVRPDPELQPC, encoded by the exons ATGGACGTCGTGAAAACGTCGCCTGGGTACCGCTTCCCGGACCCGTCCTCGCGCTCCTCCGTCTCCCTGAACCGGCACAGCGCGGGCAAGTCGCGAAGCGCGGCCGAGTTGCGCGCTCCCGACCGGCGCGACCCCGACCTGCGGGACCCCGTCAAGCAGGACCAGGCGTGGAGGGAGTTCGTGCGCGCGGAGCGCCACTCGGTCAAAGAGTG GCACAAAAACTGGGCTTTTCTCACGGACTTCGACCAGCTG GGCCGTCCCAGAAAGGAGACGCCTCTCCCAGCACACGTGTCCGTTTTCTCGGACCGGGTCCCCAACACGGCCAACCAGGCGCTGGGCAGCCGCGTGGGCACCGAGCTGGGTTGCGAACTCCTCCGCCTCGAGCGCCTGGTCCTGCTGAGCTCCGGCCACCGCAAGGTCCGGCCCGACCCCGAATTGCAGCCCTGCTAG